The Cyclobacteriaceae bacterium genome includes a region encoding these proteins:
- the guaA gene encoding glutamine-hydrolyzing GMP synthase: protein MAEQILILDFGSQYTQLIARRVRELNVYCEIHPFNKIPEITPDIKGIILSGSPCSVRDAGSPDIDLSLFKNIPVLGVCYGAQLIAQKTGGKVLPSQIREYGRAKLSMVNHHDELLKEISLDSQVWMSHADTIESIGPDFEIIASTSSVKVAAFRKKGEKIFCIQFHPEVTHTTEGKNLLRNFVVHICGCAQEWTPDQFVETTVEALKKKLGNDKVVMALSGGVDSTVAAMLVHRAIGKNLYCIFVDNGLLRKNEFEQVLTSYKGMGLNIKGVDARDKFYEGLKGLSEPEAKRKAIGKTFIDVFDEESHLIADVKWLGQGTIYPDVIESVSVKGPSVTIKSHHNVGGLPAKMKLKVVEPLNTLFKDEVRLVGKTLDIDPKILGRHPFPGPGLGIRILGDITPEKVRILQDVDYIFIQGLRNHNLYDKVWQAGAMLLPVQSVGVMGDERTYEKVVALRAVVSVDGMTADWSHLPYEFLSEMSSEIINKVKGVNRVVYDISSKPPATIEWE from the coding sequence ATGGCAGAGCAAATTCTAATCCTCGATTTCGGTTCTCAGTACACCCAGCTGATCGCCAGACGTGTACGCGAACTGAACGTCTATTGCGAAATCCATCCCTTCAACAAGATTCCTGAAATTACACCTGATATTAAAGGTATTATTCTGTCCGGAAGCCCGTGCTCGGTACGGGACGCAGGATCACCTGATATAGACTTATCCCTGTTTAAGAACATTCCGGTTTTGGGAGTCTGCTATGGTGCTCAGCTGATTGCACAAAAGACTGGTGGGAAAGTGCTTCCATCTCAGATACGGGAATATGGACGCGCGAAACTTTCAATGGTAAATCATCATGATGAATTGCTGAAAGAGATTTCCCTCGACTCACAAGTATGGATGTCTCACGCCGATACGATTGAATCTATTGGACCGGACTTCGAAATTATTGCCAGCACTTCATCCGTTAAAGTTGCTGCCTTTAGAAAAAAAGGAGAAAAGATATTTTGTATTCAATTCCATCCGGAGGTAACACATACTACTGAGGGAAAAAATCTTTTAAGAAATTTTGTGGTTCATATCTGTGGCTGTGCCCAGGAATGGACTCCGGATCAGTTTGTGGAAACCACAGTAGAAGCTTTGAAGAAAAAGCTTGGCAACGATAAGGTTGTCATGGCGCTTTCGGGAGGTGTTGACTCTACCGTTGCTGCAATGCTTGTACATCGTGCGATTGGGAAAAACCTTTACTGCATTTTCGTTGACAACGGACTGCTTCGCAAGAATGAATTTGAACAGGTTCTCACGTCCTACAAGGGGATGGGGCTTAACATCAAAGGTGTTGATGCAAGGGATAAGTTCTATGAAGGACTAAAAGGCCTTTCAGAACCTGAAGCGAAGAGAAAGGCTATCGGAAAGACCTTCATCGATGTGTTTGATGAAGAGTCTCATCTTATCGCTGATGTAAAGTGGCTAGGTCAGGGCACAATCTATCCTGACGTTATTGAATCTGTTTCCGTAAAGGGACCCTCAGTTACGATCAAGTCTCATCACAATGTTGGAGGGCTGCCTGCGAAGATGAAGCTGAAAGTTGTGGAACCTCTGAATACCTTATTTAAAGATGAGGTAAGGCTTGTAGGAAAGACTCTTGATATTGATCCAAAGATTCTCGGAAGGCACCCTTTTCCAGGACCTGGCCTCGGTATTCGCATTCTGGGAGATATTACTCCAGAAAAGGTACGGATATTGCAGGATGTCGATTACATTTTCATTCAGGGCTTGAGAAATCATAACTTGTACGATAAAGTCTGGCAGGCAGGTGCCATGTTATTGCCGGTGCAGTCAGTGGGAGTGATGGGAGATGAGCGTACATATGAAAAGGTAGTGGCCCTCAGGGCGGTCGTAAGTGTGGATGGAATGACCGCAGACTGGTCGCATCTTCCTTATGAGTTTTTAAGTGAGATGTCGTCTGAGATTATTAATAAAGTAAAGGGAGTCAACAGGGTCGTGTATGATATTAGTTCAAAACCACCCGCTACGATTGAATGGGAATAA
- a CDS encoding aminopeptidase encodes MLKEIFRFELSYRKARAANYIYFGIIFLLCFFSIASPLVSIGGAVGQIKPNAPFVIAQMTAIMSFAVTMITSAIMGVAIVRDFDHNTEAILFSTPMKKIDYLLGRFGGSFIVLILVYSAIWLGFMSGFAVGKYVPWEVDWKTKELLPFNAWSYLQPFLFYTCSNLFITGSLFFMSGALGRKSIVIYTQGIILLILYSMAGSLLSDLDSKETAALLDPFASETFDFVTRYWTPAEKNTMLVPFEGVMLYNRLIWMGVGVLALIGTYYGFSFNVVRNSIFKTKAVVRKAAKVVKPELVIIPVVRQVVNTGSHIKQLIRLSFFYFKMVIKEVPFLAILICGMLLLFVNAMNMGQLYGTNSYPTTYSVLNLINGFTLFFLIISIFYSGELIWKERSVNFNLILDTMPMPSFISLLSKFFGLMIIYLIMLLLLIVCGVIIQISYGYYKFELPLYFGTLYSSTLIFLALYTMLAFFIQVLVNNKFLGFALCIVFFIVRGTLDQLGLEHSLWQFASGGLGTFSDMNVYGHYVTPFSWFKIYWFALAIILFSVAVVFSVRGSEAAMKMRWKTGKLRLNRSMLIFVFAMVAVFLFSGFYIYYNTTVVNKFVKSDDREDRQQQYEEKLKKYEFLPQPRIVESNLKVDIYPYDRDFTTEGFYYLKNKTQQPIKDIHIQQSADDQIHTDYLKFDREATVTETEGDFRYFIYELAQPLAPGDSLKMSFKLTFDTKGFQEGGSNTNIVFNGTFFNNLYFPTLGYNENFEIGDDNERKKRKMKEKERMLERNDPRGIAQSLFGDDADHIRFEIVIGTAEDQIAIAPGYLQKEWIENDRHYYSYKMDAPMADFYSVVSAKYAVKKDAWNNVNLEIYYHPGHEYNLDKMMKGMKDALSYYSKSFGPYQYRQVRIMEFPRYAGFAQSFANTIPFSEGIGFIARIKDVDKDIDYVYYVTAHEVAHQWWGHQAMEAGVKGNAMLSESMSQYSALMVMKHEFTPEILERYLKYELDRYLSGRAFERKKEQPLEFVEGQGYIHYNKASLVFFALQDYIGEDSVNSAFRKYLTTWKFKDAPYPTSADLLKEIKKVTPDSLQYIIHDMFETITLFENKTTEASFEEKSKDEFEVTLKVSSEKLRADSTGMETNIPINDWIDIGVYGKDEKGKDKLIYLKKHKISQKENTYSIIVKEKPGRAGIDPMHKLIDRHSDDNTKLLVKKNKAVSK; translated from the coding sequence ATGCTTAAAGAAATTTTTCGTTTTGAGTTGAGCTATCGTAAGGCTCGCGCTGCAAACTATATCTACTTTGGGATCATCTTTTTGCTGTGCTTTTTTTCAATAGCAAGTCCTTTAGTTAGCATTGGCGGGGCTGTTGGTCAGATCAAACCAAATGCTCCTTTCGTGATAGCTCAGATGACAGCAATCATGTCGTTTGCAGTAACGATGATTACATCCGCAATTATGGGTGTGGCCATTGTTCGTGATTTTGATCATAATACAGAAGCCATCCTTTTCAGTACACCGATGAAGAAGATCGATTATCTTCTCGGGAGATTTGGCGGATCATTTATCGTTCTTATTCTTGTCTACTCTGCTATCTGGCTTGGGTTCATGTCAGGTTTTGCAGTTGGCAAGTATGTGCCATGGGAAGTAGACTGGAAAACAAAAGAACTTCTTCCATTTAATGCATGGTCATATCTACAGCCATTTCTTTTTTACACCTGCAGTAATCTCTTTATTACGGGAAGTCTCTTCTTTATGAGCGGAGCATTGGGAAGAAAGTCAATTGTGATCTATACACAGGGTATCATTCTGCTCATATTATACAGTATGGCGGGAAGTCTGTTAAGCGATCTTGATTCCAAGGAGACAGCGGCATTATTGGATCCTTTTGCATCGGAAACATTTGATTTTGTAACACGCTATTGGACCCCAGCAGAGAAGAATACAATGCTCGTTCCTTTTGAAGGAGTGATGCTATATAATCGATTGATATGGATGGGCGTAGGTGTCCTTGCTCTGATTGGGACTTATTACGGCTTCTCTTTTAATGTAGTACGAAACTCAATCTTCAAGACGAAAGCTGTTGTAAGAAAAGCAGCAAAGGTTGTGAAGCCTGAATTAGTGATCATTCCCGTAGTTCGACAGGTCGTGAATACAGGCTCTCACATCAAGCAGTTGATCCGTCTCTCTTTCTTTTACTTCAAAATGGTGATCAAGGAAGTTCCCTTTCTTGCAATTCTAATTTGTGGAATGCTGCTTCTTTTTGTGAACGCCATGAACATGGGTCAGCTTTATGGTACGAATTCTTACCCTACCACGTATTCCGTTCTTAATCTGATAAACGGCTTTACACTTTTCTTTTTGATCATTTCTATTTTCTATTCAGGAGAGTTGATATGGAAGGAGCGATCCGTCAATTTTAATCTCATTCTTGACACCATGCCAATGCCAAGCTTCATAAGCTTGCTTTCAAAATTCTTTGGCCTCATGATCATCTATCTTATCATGTTGTTACTGCTGATCGTTTGTGGAGTCATAATTCAGATCTCATACGGTTACTACAAATTTGAATTGCCGCTTTATTTTGGGACACTCTACAGCAGCACATTGATCTTCCTGGCGTTGTATACCATGCTGGCATTCTTTATTCAGGTCCTGGTAAACAATAAATTTTTAGGCTTTGCTCTGTGCATTGTCTTTTTCATCGTTCGGGGAACATTGGATCAGCTTGGACTTGAGCATAGCTTATGGCAGTTTGCCAGTGGAGGCCTTGGTACATTTTCCGATATGAATGTCTATGGACATTATGTTACTCCATTCTCGTGGTTTAAAATTTACTGGTTTGCTTTGGCGATCATTTTATTCTCTGTGGCGGTAGTCTTTTCCGTTCGGGGATCAGAAGCAGCAATGAAGATGCGCTGGAAGACCGGAAAACTGCGCCTCAACAGATCCATGTTAATATTTGTATTTGCTATGGTAGCAGTATTTCTATTCTCAGGTTTTTATATTTACTACAATACGACAGTTGTCAACAAGTTCGTGAAGTCCGACGATCGGGAAGATCGGCAGCAGCAATACGAAGAGAAACTAAAGAAATATGAGTTTCTCCCACAGCCGAGGATCGTTGAATCCAACCTAAAAGTAGATATCTATCCGTACGACCGTGATTTCACAACGGAAGGATTTTATTATCTCAAGAACAAGACCCAGCAACCAATAAAAGACATTCATATCCAGCAAAGCGCGGATGATCAGATCCATACTGATTATTTGAAATTTGACAGGGAAGCAACGGTAACAGAGACTGAAGGAGACTTCAGATACTTTATTTATGAATTGGCTCAACCTCTTGCTCCCGGAGATAGCCTGAAGATGAGCTTTAAACTGACCTTTGATACGAAAGGATTTCAGGAAGGTGGTAGTAACACTAACATTGTATTCAACGGCACATTCTTCAATAACCTTTACTTTCCAACTTTAGGATACAATGAGAATTTCGAAATAGGAGATGACAATGAGCGTAAAAAGAGAAAGATGAAAGAAAAAGAGCGCATGCTGGAGCGAAATGATCCACGCGGAATTGCTCAAAGTCTATTCGGGGATGATGCAGATCATATCCGTTTTGAAATCGTGATCGGAACAGCGGAAGATCAGATTGCCATTGCTCCTGGCTATCTTCAGAAGGAATGGATAGAAAATGATAGGCATTACTATTCCTATAAAATGGATGCGCCAATGGCGGATTTTTATTCCGTTGTTTCTGCCAAGTACGCAGTAAAGAAAGATGCTTGGAACAATGTCAACCTGGAGATATACTATCATCCCGGACATGAATATAATCTGGATAAGATGATGAAGGGAATGAAGGATGCTCTTAGCTATTACTCTAAAAGCTTTGGTCCATATCAGTATCGTCAGGTGCGGATCATGGAATTCCCAAGATATGCAGGCTTCGCTCAGTCATTTGCCAACACCATTCCATTTTCAGAGGGAATAGGATTTATTGCCAGGATCAAAGATGTCGACAAGGATATCGACTATGTATATTATGTCACGGCTCATGAAGTAGCGCATCAGTGGTGGGGACATCAGGCGATGGAAGCGGGTGTAAAGGGTAATGCAATGCTTTCAGAAAGCATGTCGCAGTATTCTGCTTTGATGGTGATGAAACATGAGTTCACTCCGGAGATACTTGAACGTTATCTCAAGTATGAGCTTGACCGGTATTTGAGCGGAAGAGCGTTTGAAAGGAAGAAAGAGCAGCCACTGGAGTTTGTAGAAGGACAAGGCTACATCCACTATAACAAAGCATCATTAGTGTTTTTTGCCTTGCAAGATTACATCGGAGAAGACAGCGTTAACTCTGCTTTCCGTAAATATCTGACAACATGGAAATTCAAAGATGCTCCTTATCCGACCTCTGCTGACCTTTTAAAAGAGATTAAGAAAGTAACGCCGGACAGTCTGCAGTATATCATTCATGATATGTTTGAGACGATCACGTTGTTTGAAAACAAAACCACGGAAGCCTCTTTCGAAGAGAAAAGTAAGGATGAATTCGAAGTGACATTAAAAGTTTCTTCCGAGAAGTTGCGAGCTGACAGTACAGGTATGGAAACCAACATTCCAATCAATGACTGGATCGACATTGGCGTCTATGGTAAAGATGAGAAGGGTAAGGACAAGCTGATCTATCTCAAAAAACACAAGATCAGTCAAAAGGAAAATACCTATAGTATTATTGTTAAGGAAAAACCAGGCAGGGCAGGTATCGATCCTATGCACAAATTGATCGACCGGCACTCAGACGACAACACTAAGCTATTGGTGAAAAAGAATAAGGCGGTGTCAAAATAA
- a CDS encoding ABC transporter ATP-binding protein produces MQLVIENLTKTYSNGVQALKNVSLTINQGMFGLLGPNGAGKSSLMRTIATLQEADSGSIMLGDINVLTQKEAVRKTLGYLPQEFGVYPKVDALTLLDHLAVLKGIADKKERKSVVEALLHKTNLWAAREKNLGGYSGGMKQRFGIAQALLASPKLIIVDEPTAGLDPAERNRFLNLLSELGENTIVILSTHIVEDVKELCTDMAIINKGEVLYKGSPMDAIAEVQGKVWSKRIAKIELEGYRKNYKIISERLISGMPEINVLSDSQPEGFKAVPADLEDVYFTNIFKSNVASSEEVKAI; encoded by the coding sequence ATGCAGCTTGTTATAGAAAATTTAACCAAGACCTATTCCAATGGAGTTCAGGCATTGAAAAATGTAAGTCTCACGATTAATCAGGGGATGTTCGGCCTTCTGGGTCCCAATGGTGCAGGAAAATCTTCCCTGATGCGTACAATCGCCACTCTTCAGGAAGCTGATAGCGGCTCCATCATGTTAGGTGATATTAATGTACTTACCCAGAAGGAAGCTGTTAGAAAGACGCTTGGCTACCTTCCCCAGGAATTTGGAGTATATCCAAAAGTAGATGCTTTGACCTTGCTGGATCATCTAGCGGTATTGAAAGGAATTGCCGATAAGAAGGAAAGAAAATCTGTTGTGGAGGCGTTGCTGCATAAAACGAATCTATGGGCAGCGCGGGAAAAAAATCTTGGAGGTTATTCCGGTGGGATGAAACAACGTTTTGGAATTGCCCAGGCATTGCTGGCAAGCCCAAAGCTGATCATTGTTGATGAACCAACAGCAGGCCTTGATCCTGCTGAAAGAAATCGCTTTTTGAATCTTCTTTCCGAGCTGGGAGAAAATACAATCGTCATTCTCTCCACTCATATTGTCGAGGATGTAAAAGAGCTGTGCACCGATATGGCCATTATTAATAAAGGTGAGGTGCTTTATAAAGGAAGTCCAATGGATGCTATTGCTGAAGTTCAGGGAAAAGTATGGAGCAAGCGTATTGCCAAGATTGAGCTGGAAGGATATCGCAAGAATTACAAGATCATTTCTGAAAGACTGATATCGGGGATGCCTGAGATCAATGTTCTAAGCGACAGTCAGCCGGAAGGATTCAAAGCGGTGCCTGCGGATCTTGAAGATGTTTACTTTACGAACATCTTTAAATCCAATGTGGCAAGTTCTGAGGAAGTTAAAGCTATCTAA
- the typA gene encoding translational GTPase TypA — MEVSKIRNIAIIAHVDHGKTTLVDKLLHAGHLFKDHEKPGELIMDSNPLERERGITILAKNVAVRYNEYKINIIDTPGHSDFGGEVERVLNMADGCLLLVDAFEGAMPQTRFVLQKALQMGLKPIVVVNKVDKKNCTPDEVHEQVFDLMYSLDATEEQLDFPTFYGSAKNGWMSTDWKQPTTDITPLLDGIIKYIPAPKTEQGPTQMLITSLEYSSYIGRVAIGRVHRGSVKPGQNIVLMKRDGGPILKSKIKELYVFEGFDKQKADEVGAGEICALVGLEGFEIGDTVSDPLVQEAMESIAIDEPTMSMLFTINNSPFYGKEGKYVTSRHIKDRLNLELEKNLALRTMDTGSADSTLVFGRGVLHLSVLIETMRREGYELQIGQPQVIFKTIDGVRCEPMEELTIDLPESDAGKAIETVSMRKGEMTNMEPKADRMILKFAMPSRGIIGLRNYLLNVTAGEAVVTHRFKEYAPYRGEIPGRINGSLISMEQGEAIPYSLHNLQDRGKFFIDPSDPIYEGQVIGEHSRGGDLVINVTKTKKLTNMRASGSDEKMSIRPPVRHSLEEALEYIQSDEYVEVTPKSIRIRKIFLDENERKRDRSKAVATN, encoded by the coding sequence ATGGAGGTTAGTAAGATCAGAAACATCGCAATTATCGCACACGTCGATCACGGCAAGACCACTTTGGTGGATAAACTTTTGCACGCGGGACATTTATTCAAAGACCACGAAAAGCCAGGTGAGCTTATCATGGATAGCAATCCACTTGAGCGTGAGCGTGGAATTACCATCCTTGCCAAGAACGTGGCTGTGCGTTACAACGAATATAAGATCAATATCATTGATACTCCTGGTCACAGTGACTTTGGTGGTGAAGTTGAACGCGTGTTGAACATGGCCGATGGATGTCTTCTATTAGTAGATGCATTCGAAGGTGCTATGCCACAAACACGTTTCGTTTTGCAAAAAGCATTGCAGATGGGTCTTAAGCCTATCGTGGTTGTTAATAAAGTTGACAAAAAGAACTGTACGCCCGATGAGGTGCATGAGCAGGTTTTCGACCTGATGTATTCTCTTGATGCGACTGAAGAGCAGCTTGACTTCCCAACATTCTACGGTTCTGCAAAGAACGGTTGGATGAGCACGGACTGGAAACAACCTACAACTGATATTACTCCTTTGCTGGATGGTATCATTAAATATATTCCTGCGCCTAAGACCGAACAAGGTCCGACGCAGATGTTGATCACCTCACTTGAGTATTCTTCTTACATCGGTCGTGTAGCGATCGGTCGTGTTCACCGTGGTTCAGTTAAGCCAGGTCAGAACATTGTATTAATGAAACGTGATGGTGGGCCTATCCTGAAGAGCAAGATCAAGGAGCTTTATGTTTTCGAAGGTTTCGATAAGCAAAAGGCTGATGAAGTTGGGGCAGGAGAGATCTGCGCCCTGGTAGGTCTTGAAGGTTTTGAGATCGGAGATACTGTTTCTGATCCATTGGTTCAGGAAGCGATGGAATCTATCGCAATCGATGAGCCAACCATGAGTATGCTTTTTACCATTAATAACTCACCATTCTATGGTAAGGAAGGTAAATATGTAACGTCCCGTCACATTAAGGATCGTTTAAATCTTGAGCTTGAAAAAAATCTTGCACTTCGTACTATGGATACCGGTTCTGCTGATAGCACGCTTGTATTCGGAAGAGGAGTACTTCACTTGTCAGTATTGATTGAAACTATGCGTCGTGAAGGATACGAATTGCAGATCGGTCAGCCGCAGGTGATTTTCAAAACCATCGATGGCGTTCGTTGTGAGCCGATGGAAGAATTGACAATTGACTTGCCGGAATCTGATGCGGGTAAAGCAATTGAAACTGTTTCTATGCGTAAAGGTGAAATGACTAACATGGAACCAAAGGCAGATCGTATGATCTTGAAATTCGCAATGCCATCACGCGGTATCATAGGATTGAGAAATTATTTATTGAACGTAACAGCTGGTGAAGCAGTAGTAACTCACCGCTTTAAAGAATACGCCCCTTACCGTGGTGAGATCCCTGGCCGTATTAACGGTTCATTGATCAGCATGGAGCAGGGTGAAGCAATTCCTTACAGCTTGCACAATCTTCAGGATCGTGGAAAGTTCTTTATTGATCCTTCTGATCCGATCTATGAAGGTCAGGTAATCGGTGAGCACAGCCGTGGTGGTGATCTTGTAATAAATGTTACCAAGACTAAAAAACTAACGAACATGCGGGCTTCTGGTTCAGATGAAAAGATGAGCATCAGACCTCCTGTTAGACACTCATTGGAAGAAGCATTGGAGTATATCCAGTCAGATGAATATGTTGAAGTAACGCCTAAATCAATCCGTATCCGCAAAATTTTCCTTGACGAAAATGAGCGTAAACGTGACAGAAGCAAGGCAGTAGCTACTAACTAA
- a CDS encoding fatty acid hydroxylase, which translates to MKTTFVSNSTESTRMFKADWMEALSKVHWSVPLWVFVPVVTYFGWKSTTVQPTLLSYIISITAGLLIWSGTEYILHRFVFHFVPDSKWGLRLHFIFHGVHHDYPNDANRLVLPPSVSIPLATGFYFLFAWLIPVEYLYSFFAAFIVGYLCYDISHYALHHANFKSGLWKKMKQHHMTHHYQDPSRGYGVTTKLWDLMLFSDFRKRREEAEN; encoded by the coding sequence ATGAAAACGACGTTTGTCTCCAACTCCACAGAATCAACCCGTATGTTCAAAGCGGACTGGATGGAAGCGCTGTCAAAAGTGCATTGGTCAGTGCCGCTCTGGGTATTCGTTCCGGTTGTGACATATTTTGGCTGGAAATCAACAACCGTTCAACCAACACTTCTGTCTTATATCATCAGTATCACCGCAGGACTTTTAATATGGTCTGGCACTGAATATATACTTCATCGATTCGTTTTCCATTTTGTGCCAGATTCAAAGTGGGGATTAAGACTTCATTTTATATTTCACGGTGTTCACCATGATTATCCAAATGACGCAAACCGTTTAGTACTACCACCATCCGTGAGCATTCCATTAGCCACTGGTTTTTACTTTCTCTTTGCATGGCTGATCCCTGTTGAATATCTCTACAGCTTCTTTGCCGCCTTCATTGTGGGATACCTCTGCTATGACATCTCTCATTATGCACTTCATCACGCCAACTTCAAAAGCGGACTTTGGAAAAAGATGAAGCAGCACCACATGACTCACCATTATCAGGATCCTTCCAGAGGATATGGAGTGACAACCAAGTTGTGGGATTTAATGCTATTCTCGGATTTCAGAAAGAGAAGAGAAGAAGCAGAGAACTAA
- a CDS encoding ThuA domain-containing protein — MSNRREFLSTSLALGTVAAVLPLTTLAHNDSFNSLPLPSLKGRNILFTYGGWDGHEPEKFANYFISWLKDEGAEVQVFTTLDPYSDQILMDRIDLVIQIFTMSKISKEQEAGLLRAIGRNGTAMAGWHGGMGDSFRDNPDYQFMVGGQWVAHPGGVIDYDVKIVNHSDDVTKGLKDFKMKSEQYYMHIDPNVKVLATTKFTGAVKNDENSAWQPDYSFINGTVMPVAWKKMYGKGRVFYNSLGHNLDHVTSVSDAMEMMKRGIKWASASKYESTEKLVNPAY, encoded by the coding sequence ATGAGTAATCGCAGAGAATTTCTTTCAACATCTTTAGCACTAGGAACTGTTGCTGCTGTTTTGCCATTAACAACCCTTGCTCACAATGATTCTTTTAATTCCTTGCCCCTTCCATCATTAAAGGGAAGAAATATTCTCTTCACATACGGCGGCTGGGATGGACATGAACCTGAGAAATTCGCAAACTATTTTATTTCATGGTTGAAGGATGAAGGTGCTGAGGTTCAGGTATTCACCACACTTGATCCATATTCCGATCAAATACTGATGGATAGAATTGATCTGGTAATACAGATTTTTACGATGTCTAAAATCAGTAAAGAGCAGGAGGCCGGATTGTTACGCGCTATAGGAAGAAACGGTACAGCCATGGCAGGCTGGCACGGAGGTATGGGAGATTCATTCCGGGATAATCCCGACTATCAGTTTATGGTGGGAGGACAGTGGGTCGCACACCCGGGAGGAGTTATAGATTATGATGTTAAGATTGTCAATCACTCAGATGATGTGACGAAGGGACTTAAGGATTTTAAAATGAAGAGTGAGCAATATTATATGCACATCGATCCTAATGTTAAGGTATTGGCCACTACGAAATTCACAGGAGCTGTTAAGAATGATGAGAACAGCGCGTGGCAACCTGACTATTCATTTATTAATGGAACGGTCATGCCCGTCGCCTGGAAAAAGATGTATGGAAAAGGAAGGGTATTTTACAATTCTCTTGGTCACAACCTCGATCATGTTACCAGTGTATCTGATGCAATGGAAATGATGAAGAGAGGAATTAAATGGGCAAGTGCCAGTAAATACGAATCGACGGAAAAGTTAGTTAACCCGGCCTACTAA
- a CDS encoding serine hydrolase, whose translation MRYVFLILLLSIVFSCQSKKEQLKEQIVTTLQSVEGNFAVAFKDLSTGEEILLNERESFHPASTMKTPVMIEVFRQASEGKFSMKDSILVKNEFKSIADSSTYTLTAKDDSEPELYRMIGRKATIQDVVYRMITSSSNLATNILIEKIDARKVTQTMRDLGAKDIQVLRGVEDNAAFKKGLNNSTTAYDLMVIFEKIAEGKAVNEKASKEMIDILLDQKWNDLIPLKLPKGTKVAHKTGWITGVHHDSGIVYLPNGKSYVLILLSKNLKDEEKGKAGLARISEMIYEYEDLTRK comes from the coding sequence ATGAGATACGTATTCCTGATCCTGCTTCTCTCTATCGTTTTCAGCTGTCAGTCCAAAAAAGAACAGTTGAAAGAGCAAATTGTTACCACCCTTCAAAGTGTTGAGGGCAATTTTGCCGTTGCTTTTAAGGATCTCAGCACGGGAGAGGAGATTCTTTTAAATGAAAGGGAATCATTTCATCCTGCCAGCACTATGAAGACTCCGGTGATGATCGAGGTTTTCAGGCAGGCATCAGAAGGAAAGTTCTCTATGAAGGATTCAATTCTTGTGAAGAATGAATTCAAAAGCATTGCTGACAGTAGCACCTATACACTAACTGCAAAAGATGATAGTGAACCTGAACTTTATAGAATGATTGGAAGAAAGGCAACCATTCAGGATGTTGTGTACAGGATGATCACGAGCAGTAGTAACTTGGCAACGAATATCCTGATCGAAAAAATAGACGCCAGGAAGGTAACACAGACAATGCGCGATCTCGGAGCAAAAGATATCCAGGTACTTCGCGGAGTGGAGGATAATGCTGCTTTTAAAAAAGGTCTCAATAATTCTACCACTGCCTATGACCTCATGGTCATCTTTGAAAAAATTGCGGAGGGCAAGGCGGTGAATGAAAAGGCAAGCAAAGAGATGATTGATATTTTATTGGACCAAAAGTGGAATGATCTTATTCCTCTGAAACTTCCCAAAGGAACAAAGGTGGCTCACAAGACGGGCTGGATTACTGGTGTTCATCACGACTCAGGTATTGTATACCTGCCGAATGGCAAAAGCTATGTGCTTATATTATTGTCGAAGAATCTGAAGGATGAGGAAAAGGGAAAGGCTGGGCTGGCAAGAATTTCTGAAATGATCTATGAGTACGAAGACCTGACACGAAAGTAA
- a CDS encoding DUF2071 domain-containing protein → MIRTFLKAEWRKLAMANYEIDAKILEPYLPYKTEIDLWENKCYVSLVGFMFEETSVLGIKVPFHTNFEEVNLRFYVRFNENGNWKRGVVFMKEIVPRSAITWVANTIYGENYECMPMDHIHEIDGNSLQTTYRWKKQHWNSLTVITSKEPYDIAEGSEEEFITEHYWGYAKKIGNRTLEYGVEHPRWQVYKTKSYSIDVDFGKIYGPDFGFLNQQKPSSVFLAEGSEIEVKRGVEL, encoded by the coding sequence ATGATAAGAACTTTTCTAAAAGCTGAGTGGCGAAAACTTGCCATGGCGAATTATGAAATTGATGCCAAAATTCTTGAACCCTATCTTCCTTATAAAACAGAAATTGATCTGTGGGAAAACAAATGCTACGTAAGTCTTGTTGGATTTATGTTTGAAGAGACAAGTGTGCTTGGCATCAAGGTTCCCTTCCATACCAATTTTGAAGAAGTCAATTTAAGATTCTATGTAAGATTCAATGAGAATGGAAATTGGAAGCGCGGTGTTGTCTTTATGAAAGAGATCGTTCCACGGAGCGCCATTACCTGGGTTGCCAATACGATCTACGGTGAGAATTATGAATGCATGCCGATGGATCACATTCATGAGATCGATGGCAATTCTCTGCAGACAACCTATCGTTGGAAAAAACAGCACTGGAATTCACTGACTGTAATCACCAGCAAGGAACCATACGATATCGCTGAAGGAAGTGAAGAGGAGTTTATTACCGAACACTATTGGGGATACGCAAAGAAAATCGGGAATAGAACATTGGAGTATGGCGTTGAGCATCCACGCTGGCAGGTGTACAAAACAAAAAGCTATTCCATTGATGTAGACTTCGGGAAAATTTATGGACCGGATTTCGGATTTCTCAATCAGCAAAAGCCATCTTCTGTGTTCCTTGCAGAGGGATCCGAGATCGAAGTAAAACGTGGAGTCGAACTTTAG